One Molothrus ater isolate BHLD 08-10-18 breed brown headed cowbird chromosome 4, BPBGC_Mater_1.1, whole genome shotgun sequence genomic window carries:
- the ALMS1 gene encoding centrosome-associated protein ALMS1 isoform X3, translating into MEHGQQQQEEEEEEQQQQEPWFWLAAELGSSCSWDTKLGQSCARRGLLELPTLEEGLLPSAEASGAADPASPLDVQESRFSPCLPLLLSPARAETFLQGSQMDFLPLRGVPDVSGASLERSEPAPIHGSASLRGPALPSPPQRPQPVAQEDPGAAPQPGEPLGSQGDSGDSGDSGTEQEAPAPAWGRGHPAQPAPEQGLGQGLGQPWSTAARDGQPCGHSCGHSSRDSDGPAAGSELSEGNKESPGQEESSSSSSGNSSYTTALTKFSEKSDRGVQQAKVKVAGSGAGALEKLEKGRKAPGLGLSHNSSAGLRKGRARNSSAEDALCAAAAGAGRGRLQEPGVQPRGSQGLQAALLGQQQPAGRLGTEGLLPAGTPSLLQPQDAAPCPGHSPEPAGSRDELTASDCSIQRGHKATEISPSFSLGGEGSFSLLLPHPNFQSTPGLFLKTAGKAEGPGGGLVMLSELQASPCCPSEEAPGMSPVPGEQPPPQSAVAEPCGRWESLQLESPCPGRIQSFPSLGFLEKVGAWHLQGPAASSSRVPGASPPAGKASSAPPRPSGCASAAQKSLGDAKGSAARACRGTGSLGSVHFPPCDLLPALPLSRSQSDSTMNLSSRSPAAKGQQSPALGGSDSPSPQKVLPGSPAGDVQSSTRRSSAPDVFVSSAAQLPPKDGSSPAEERQDCEEKGNQSLSLSILSGHSITDSSGAVPLESLNFPVGPEEPQGALVEPRPCPSAGGNSPTPPGAALETPKKEELNIEERIPVYLRNLGIEQSPGTILAPFVPRGPLRELEFSPWGLRSLQPPLDTTALDRVPPQAQGALLPAFEMSQASFGSDVSPLSVSLSVGSGAGWEQEQELLSPRELGASSPALSGGSPASQGTVPGPQLQGGAPGGTEGSPGRAGARQDLPSCSSGGGPQAGGRRARSALADPESRSSDSSQQGWALGALSGLGNDMELDRASSSSGVGSESSQGQERESLMGNPSLQELRELLAQAEGLTASWSRAAGPTASCRQPGEAPPGLGGRDRGPKGARLGQDWIPKLQETLSWDEAVPPRGVRAQELGMHPLDSASCQLAWGHPLAVSSQRREGLRAMAQEPRAGKSTGRWEPEGSSSVGRSQAARVGLARSTASSLLGTGTAPQPGHPPSLEPLAVPLQAARAGLARSTASSLLGTGTAPQPGHPPSLEPLAVPLQAAHVGLARSTGTAPQPGHPPSLEPLGSAPAGLGGSLGSWGQAGRAAGTQGSEDSSSGDSLSARVRSLLGRAGQSRQLGSAPGAVQGGLPGAAAARSLPEAALSPAGSSSSSSGDSLAARVRSLLGSAAPGISASRVLRSAEEHERRIRAWVKMKLASQSQEGGADWDEEPQLRMEAIKAELLPRTREPAPAKDPWLCGLEAASEYLRKQGQDLEAVQAPRCPRDRLGQLSRTRGLLQPSSPPAAPFPGADPWDSSLLKRMHLKPWAAAELQDVQLKPWNTADLQDMQLKPWNTAEPQDVQLKPWNTAEPQEMQLKPLGAAELQDVQLKPWNTAEPQDVQLKPWNTAEPQDVQLKPWNTAEPQDVQLKPLGAADLQDVQLKPWNTADLQDMQLKPWNTAEPQDVQLKPCNAADLQDMHLKPWNTAEPQDVQLKPCNAADLQDVQLKPCNAADLQDVQLKPWNTAEPQEMQLKPLGAAELQDVQLKPCSAADLRDMQLKSCSAAEPQEMQLKPLGAAEPQEMPLKPCNVADLQDLQLKSWNTAEAQEMPLKLWNTAEPQDVQLKPLGAAEPQEMPLKPCSAAQEMPLKPWNTAEAQEMQLKPCSAAEPQDVQLKPLGAAEAQEMPLKPWTTAEPQVHTQQAATGHPSARAAPRAPLAQDPRAGSPAAAPPAPGELSLPALELGRPSSPLSLCSQSLAHSPSLASREQGLGTEPWHRAGGQGCAPCPALAGTGGAAPAARAAAPQEAAQQPGSVQAGKGQSLSARQPQLLPAAVGHRHRARELSQERKASLEPSALSPSQQEEIPPGHTQLRESPGAAAQRAWLKGPSEVLAQGRKSPDEPPLLPEEAVREHMGPAHPSPADEALSTMPEEAVREQMGPAHPSPADEALSTMPEEAVREHMGPARPSPADEALSTMPEEAVREHMGPARPSPADEALSTMPEEAVREHMGPAHPSPADEALSTVPEEAVREHMGPARPSPADEALSTMPEGAVREHMGPAHPSPADEALSTTPEAPSSPVRRFLSCVHITLSSRVSHPSASSAGSRIEVWDKPPEKAQTLQAAPEASVGGVPKSPPAEGIPSSAEPVAPADPGRVPSPGQELQGRAGARLTRGIPSSAPPAAPGRRTCDAATQITTGSPSKATLSAEICVDPQEGASAALQPSLPSAPGAPGIAAPPHKEIPPFPRQPAQPLLLPYKPSGSSGMYYVPFQRAGASVEPEASTASCHSGSEDAPAPGILARVLALGAEPPAARAAAQHTGTAHGHWPKLAWAEELSTPLGQASELPGGSQRAEPSRGVPEPCAMPTRQSCSQHPREPCRARAGAGHAAQGTAGQFFALPAEADDSRSEELSAGASLGRGAAGTGPHQGAAGAQPAPRGRAAHLQDSVGKAPRHRGPARGGLDELWLSFLERQGRQQQQLSRDGELSLVQRLDRLARLLQNPIRHTLAPTAAGDKVPEQEMRGGEQPQTGLAGKARSGSSTEPKGARVGQRPRVSHGGSSSPGELRAARPGQKVIQHLGRILEEQQHLGIPIDSSSESRLSREPSSCSTCSTSAWDTGTGLDTSPASGDSSSLSLSTIDTARLLRAFGQHRLAPSTPSPAPELSPELSPRLARLYRAISQQKRRSEKWQEQSGGAGAAGCPQGAAQSLGKGQQSQSTMPFSDSTCASSSSWGPSCALSHKRRARMLNKGIQAGDLEIVSSATKRNTRDVGVTFPTPRSSQQLWEPPGQGQGTAWQQQPGRILTDTRSRRSRLRLQQGTAWLVPAEDLECESRKENQCSATLGPGPAWFEPWSSTKPWREPLREKNREEQPRLGQGAVTPPGAGRGLGQPLGKLTLQEALALHRPDFISRSGQRLRHLRLLREERRLHKSQREALLPAQRDQLLPAQRDQLLPAQQLVQPARRRRDSNHLVSNRGFLMREKRRAIPKHEMFQRSKRMYEQLPEVRRKREEEQRRQEYSSYRLRAQLYKTKITSHVLGKKVSWS; encoded by the exons ATGGAGCacggccagcagcagcaggaggaggaggaggaggagcagcagcagcag GAGCCCTGGttctggctggcagcagagctgggcagcagctgctcctgggacacCAAGCTgggccagagctgtgccaggaggggcCTGTTGGAGCTGCCCACGCTGGAGGAAgggctgctgccctcagcagaaGCTTCTGGAGCTGCAGACCCTGCCTCACCCCTGG ATGTCCAGGAGAGCAGATTCtccccctgcctgcctctgctgctgagcccagcccggGCTGAGACGTTCCTGCAGGGATCCCAGATGGATTTCCTGCCCCTCAG AGGAGTCCCGGATGTttctggagcatccctggagcgTTCAGAGCCTGCCCCCATCCATGGCAGTGCATCCCTGAggggcccagccctgcccagtcCACCCCAGCGCCCCCAGCCCGTGGCACAGGAggatcctggagctgctccccagcctggggagcccctgggcagccagggggacagtggggacagtggggacagtggcactgagcaggaggcaccagcaccagcctggggcagggggcatccagcacagccagctccagagcaggggctgggacaggggctggggcagccctggagcacagctgcGAGGGACGGACAGCCCTGTGGTCACTCCTGTGGTCACTCCTCCCGGGACAGTgatggcccagctgctggctcgGAGCTCTCAGAGGGGAACAAGGagtccccagggcaggaggaatcctcctcctcctcctcaggaaaCTCCTCCTACACAACTGCACTGACCAAATTCTCTGAGAAAAGTGACAGGGGTGTGCAGCAGGCAAAGGTGAAAGTGGCTGGGAGtggagcaggagccctggagaagctggagaagggaaggaaggcGCCTGGGCTTGGTTTGTCACATAACTCCTCTGCTGGCCTGAGAAAAGGCCGTGCCAGGAACTCGTCTGCTGAAGATGCTctttgtgcagcagctgctggggcaggcagagggaggctgcaggagcctggggtgcagcccaggggctcccaggggctgcaggcagctctcctgggccagcagcagccagcagggaggctggggacagaggggctgctccctgctgggacacccagcctgctccagccccaggatgctgccccctgccctgggcattccccagagcctgcaggcagcagggatgagctCACTGCCTCGGACTGCTCCATACAGAGGGGACACAAAGCCACGGAGATCTCCCCTTCCTTCAGCCTGGGCGGGGAGGgctccttctccctgctcctgcctcatcCCAACTTCCAGTCCACTCCAGGGCTGTTCCTCAAGACAGCTGGGAAGGCAGAAGGGCCTGGTGGAGGCCTGGTGATGCTCTCAGAGCTTCAGGCCTCTCCTTGCTGTCCCAGTGAAGAagccccagggatgtcccctgtccctggggagcagccccctccccagagtgctgtggcagagccctgtgggCGTTGGgagtccctgcagctggaatctccctgccctggcaggatcCAGTCCTTCCCCTCGCTGGGCTTCCTGGAGAAGGTGGGAGCCTGGCACCTGCAgggtcctgctgccagcagctcccgtGTGCCAGGTGCATCTCCCCCTGCAGGGAAAGCCTCCAGTGCACCTCCCAGGCCTTCAGGCTGTGCTTCAGCAGCGCAGAAAAGCCTGGGAGACGccaagggcagtgctgctcGTGCCTGCAGGGGCACAGGCTCTCTGGGAAGTGTGCATTTCCCCCCCTGTGacctgctgcctgccctccctctgAGCAGGTCCCAGTCTGACAGCACCATGAACCTgtccagcaggagcccagcagcaaAGGGGCAGCAGAGTCCTGCTCTGGGGGGCTCCgacagccccagcccacagAAGGTGCTGCCTGGATCCCCTGCTGgagatgtgcagagcagcaccaggcgAAGCTCAGCCCCAGATGTGTTTGTGtccagtgctgctcagctccctccGAAGGATGGGAGCTCCCCAGCTGAGGAGCGCCAGGACTGTGAGGAGAAGGGAAATCAGTCCCTCAGCCTCAGTATTCTCAGTGGTCACAGCATCACGGACAGCTCTGGAGCCGTTCCCTTGGAGAGTCTCAATTTTCCTGTCGGTCCTGAGGAGCCTCAGGGGGCCCTGGTGgagcccaggccctgccccagtgcaggAGGGAACAGCCCCACtccccctggagcagccctggagactCCCAAGAAAGAAGAGTTGAATATTGAAGAAAGGATCCCG GTGTACCTGCGGAACCTGGGCATCGAGCAGTCCCCTGGCACCATCCTGGCCCCGTTTGTGCCCCGCGGGCCCCTCCGGGAGCTGGAGTTCTCCCCCTGGGGGCTCAGGAGCCTGCAGCCCCCCCTGGACACCACGGCCCTGGACAGGGTCCCCCCACAGGCTCAGG GTGCATTGCTGCCAGCCTTCGAGATGTCCCAGGCCAGCTTTGGCTCGGATGTGTCCCCTCTGAGCGTGTCCCTCTCCGTGGGCTCCGGGgcgggctgggagcaggagcaggagctgctgtccccccGGGAGCTCGGTGCCAGCTCCCCCGCGCTCTCTGGGGGCTCCCCAGCCAGCCAGGGCACTGTGCCAggcccccagctgcaggggggTGCCCCGGGTGGCACAGAGGGCTCCCCTGGACGTGCTGGGGCACGGCAGGacctgcccagctgctcctcgGGCGGGGGTCCCCAGGCCGGGGGGAGAAGGGCTCGGAGTGCCCTTGCTGACCCCGAGTCCAGGAGCTcagacagcagccagcagggatgggctctgggggCGTTGTCTGGGCTTGGGAATGACATGGAATTGGACAGGGCATCCTCGAGCTCCGGGGTGGGAagtgagagcagccagggccaggaAAGGGAATCCCTGATGGGgaatccctccctgcaggagctccgggagctcctggcacaggcagagggTCTCACTGCCAGCTGGAGCCGTGCTGCTGGCcccacagcctcctgcaggcagcctggggaggctCCCCCGGGGCTGGGTGGGAGGGACAGGGGTCCCAAGGGTGCCAGGTTAGGCCAGGACTGGATCCCAAAGCTGCAGGAGACACTGTCGTGGGATGAGGCTGTGCCCCCGAGGGGTGTGcgggcacaggagctgggcatgCACCCTCTGGAttctgccagctgccagctggcATGGGGACACCCTCTGGCTGTCAGCTCCCAGcgcagggaagggctgagggcAATGGCCCAGGAGCCAAGGGCAGGGAAATCCACGGGGAGGTGGGAGCCAgaagggagcagcagtgtgggcaggagccaggctgcccGTGTGGGGCTGGCAcggagcactgccagcagcctcctgggcactggcacagccccacagccgggccatcctccctccctggagcccctggcagtgcccctgcAGGCTGCCCGTGCGGGGCTGGCAcggagcactgccagcagcctcctgggcactggcacagccccacagccgggccatcctccctccctggagcccctggcagtgcccctgcAGGCTGCCCATGTGGGGCTGGCAcggagcactggcacagccccacagccgggccatcctccctccctggagcccctgggcagtgcccccGCTGGCCTGGGCggctccctgggctcctggggccaggctggcagggcagcagggacacagggcagcgaggacagcagcagtggggattCCCTCAGTGCCCGGGTCAGGAgcctcctgggcagggctgggcagtcccggcagctgggcagtgccccGGGGGCGGTGCAGGGCGGcctgcccggggctgcagctgcccgGAGCCTTCCCGAGGCCGCCCTGAGCCCggcgggcagcagcagcagcagcagcggtgACTCGCTGGCCGCCCGTGTCCGCAGCCTCCTGGGCAGCGCCGCCCCCGGGATCTCGGCCAGCCGCGTCCTGAGGAGCGCCGAGGAGCACGAGAGGAGGATCCGAG CCTGGGTGAAGATGAAGCTGGCCAGCCAGTCCCAGGAGGGTGGGGCAGACTGGGATGAAGAGCCCCAGCTCAGGATGGAGGCAatcaaggcagagctgctcccaaggACCAGGGAACCTGCACCAGCCAAG GATCCCTGGCTCTGTGGTTTGGAAGCAGCTTCTGAGTACCTGAGGAAGCAGGGGCAGGACCTGGAGGCTGTGCAGgctcccaggtgtcccagggaCAGGCTTGGACAGCTCTCCAGGACTCgggggctcctccagcccagctccccaccagcagcaccattCCCTGGAGCTGATCCTTGGGATTCCTCCCTGCTGAAGCGCATGCACCTGAAAccttgggctgctgctgagctgcaggacgTGCAGCTGAAGCCCTGGAACACTGCTGACCTGCAGGACATGCAGCTGAAACCCTGGAACACTGCTGAGCCACAGGATGTGCAGCTGAAGCCCTGGAACACTGCTGAGCCACAGGAGATGCAGCTGAAACCtttgggtgctgctgagctgcaggatgtgcagctgAAGCCCTGGAACACTGCTGAGCCACAGGATGTGCAGCTGAAACCCTGGAACACTGCTGAGCCACAGGATGTGCAGCTGAAACCCTGGAACACTGCTGAGCCACAGGATGTGCAGCTGAAACCATTGGGTGCTGCTGAtctgcaggatgtgcagctgAAACCCTGGAACACTGCTGACCTGCAGGACATGCAGCTGAAACCCTGGAACACTGCTGAGCCACAGGATGTGCAGCTGAAACCCTGCAATGCTGCTGACCTGCAGGACATGCACCTGAAGCCCTGGAACACTGCTGAGCCACAGGATGTGCAGCTGAAACCCTGCAATGCTGCTGacctgcaggatgtgcagctgAAGCCCTGCAATGCTGCTGacctgcaggatgtgcagctgaagccctggaacactgctgagccacaggagatgcagctgaaacctttgggtgctgctgagctgcaggatgtgcagctgaagccctgcagtgctgctgatcTGCGGGACATGCAGCTGaagtcctgcagtgctgctgagccacAGGAGATGCAGCTGAAACCTTTGGGTGCTGCTGAGCCACAGGAGATGCCCCTGAAGCCCTGCAATGTTGCTGACCTGCAGGATTTGCAGCTGAAATCCTGGAACACTGCTGAGGCACAGGAGATGCCCCTGAAGCTGTGGAACACTGCTGAGCCACAGGATGTGCAGCTGAAACCTTTGGGTGCTGCTGAGCCACAGGAGATGCCCCTgaagccctgcagtgctgcacaggaGATGCCCCTGAAGCCCTGGAACACTGCTGAGGCACAGGAGATGCAGCTgaagccctgcagtgctgctgagccacAGGATGTGCAGCTGAAACCTTTGGGTGCTGCTGAGGCACAGGAGATGCCCCTGAAGCCCTGGACCACTGCTGAGCCACAAGTGCACACCCAGCAGGCAGCCACGGGgcaccccagtgccagggcagcgCCCCGTGCCCCTCTGGCACAGGACCCCCGtgcagggagccctgcagctgccccccctgcccctggagagctgtccctgccagccctggagctgggcaggccGAGCTCCCCCCTCAGCCTGtgctcccagagcctggcacacagccccagcctggccagcagggagcaggggctgggcacagagccctggcacagagctggcgggcagggctgtgccccctgccccgcgctggctggcactgggggggctgcccctgctgccagggctgcagctcctcaggaagcagcccagcagcccgGCAGCgtccaggctgggaagggacagagccTGAGTGccagacagccccagctcctgcctgcagctgtggggcacagacacagagccagggagcTCAGCCAGGAAAGGAAGGCGTCCCTTGAACCCTCCGCTCTGAGCCCGTCCCAGCAGGAGGAGATCCCACCTGGCCACACCCAGCTCCGGGAGAGCCCGGGAGCAGCTGCACAAAGGGCTTGGCTGAAGGGCCCCAGTGAGGTGTTGGCacaggggaggaaaagccctgaTGAGCCACCTCTCCTTCCAGAAGAGGCTGTGAGGGAGCACATGGGTCCTGCTCACCCTTCACCTGCAGATGAGGCTTTGTCCACCATGCCAGAAGAGGCTGTGAGGGAGCAGATGGGTCCTGCTCACCCTTCACCTGCAGATGAGGCTTTGTCCACCATGCCAGAAGAGGCAGTGAGGGAGCACATGGGTCCTGCTCGCCCTTCACCTGCAGATGAGGCTTTGTCCACCATGCCAGAAGAGGCAGTGAGGGAGCACATGGGTCCTGCTCGCCCTTCACCTGCAGATGAGGCTTTGTCCACCATGCCAGAAGAGGCTGTGAGGGAGCACATGGGTCCTGCTCATCCTTCACCTGCAGATGAGGCTTTGTCCACCGTGCCAGAAGAGGCTGTGAGGGAGCACATGGGTCCTGCTCGCCCTTCACCTGCAGATGAGGCTTTGTCCACCATGCCAGAAGGGGCAGTGAGGGAGCACATGGGTCCTGCTCACCCTTCACCTGCAGATGAGGCTTTGTCCACCACGCCTGAGGCTCCCTCATCACCGGTGAGGAGATTCCTGAGCTGTGTGCACATCACCCTCTCCTCCAGGGTCAGtcaccccagtgccagcagtgctgggagcaggatcGAGGTGTGGGACAAACCTCCAGAGAAGGCTCAGACTTTACAAGCAGCTCCAGAAGCTTCAGTGGGAGGTGTTCCTAAATCCCCTCCTGCTGAGggcattcccagctcagctgagcctGTGGCCCCAGCAGATCCCGGCCGGGTGCcctcccctgggcaggagctgcagggcagggccggaGCCCGGCTCACACGgggcatccccagctctgcccctcctgcagcacctggcaggaGGACTTGTGATGCTGCCACCCAGATCACCACGGGAAGTCCTAGCAAAGCCACGCTCTCAGCAGAAATCTGTGTTGATCCCCAGGAGGGGGCAAGTGCCGCCCTGCAGCCGTCGCTCCCCAGCGCCCCCGGAGCTCCTGGGATTGCAGCTCCACCCCACAAGGAGATTCCCCCCTTCCCAAGGCAGCCTG cccagcccctgctgctgccctacAAGCCCTCAGGAAGCTCTGGCATGTATTATGTGCCTTTCCAGAGAGCAGGAGCCAGCGTGGAGCCCgaggccagcacagccagctgccaCTCAG gcTCCGAGgatgctcctgccccagggatcCTGGCCCgagtgctggctctgggggctgagccccctgcagccagggcagctgcccaGCACACGGGGACAGCCCATGGTCACTGGCCTAAGCTGGCCTGGGCTGAGGAGCTCAGCACACCGCTGGGACAGGCTTCAG agctgccaggcGGTTCTCAGCGCGCAGAGCCCTCCCGTGGTGTCCCTGAGCCCTGTGCCATGCccaccaggcagagctgcagccagcatccccgggagccctgcagggccagggctggggctggacaCGCcgcccagggcacagcagggcagttctttgccctccctgcagaggctgaTGACAGCAGGAGCGAGGAGCTGAGTGCCGGGGCATCCTTGGGGCGCGGGGCAGCTGGCACGGGGCCgcaccagggagctgctggcgcCCAGCCTGCCCCACGGGGCCGGGCCGCTCACCTGCAGGACAGCGTGGGGAAGGCACCACGGCACCGGGGCCCCGCCAGGGGCGGCCTGGACGAGCTGTGGCTGAGCTTCCTGGAGcgccagggcaggcagcagcagcagctgagcagggacggAGAGCTGAGCCTCGTGCAGCGCCTGGATCGGCTGGCCAGGCTCCTGCAGAACCCCATCAGGCACACCctggctcccacagctgctggggacaaGGTTCCTGAGCAGGAAATGCGGGGAGGGGAACAGCCACAAACTGGGCTGGCAGGAAAAGCCAGGTCTGGGAGCAGCACGGAGCCAAAGGGAGCACGAGTGGGACAGAGGCCACGTGTGAGCCAtggcggcagcagcagcccaggggagctcagggcagccaggCCGGGGCAGAAGGTGATCCAGCACCTGGGCAGgatcctggaggagcagcagcac ctgggcatCCCCATTGACAGCTCCTCAGagagcaggctgagcagagagcccagcagctgcagcacctgcagcacctcgGCGTGGGACACGGGCACAGGGCTGGACACCTCCCCTgcctctggggacagcagctccctgtccctgtccacCATCGACACGGCCAGGCTGCTCCGGGCCTttgggcagcacaggctggccCCAAGCACTCcgagcccagccccagagctgtccccagagctgtccccgAGGCTGGCCCGGCTCTACCGTGCCATCAGCCAGCAGAAGAGGCGCTCTGAGAagtggcaggagcagagtggaggagctggggctgcaggatgtccccagggagctgctcagagcctcgggaagggacagcagagccag AGCACCATGCCCTTCTCAGACtccacctgtgccagcagcagctcctggggacccagctgtgccctgagccACAAGAGACGGGCACGGATGCTGAACAAAGGGATCCAGGCAG